GGTCGGCCACGAGCTGCGGAGTGAGCCGGTCGGCGGCCAGCTCGGCCAGGGAGGGTTCGAGGACGAGCCGGGCCTGCATGAGCCGGACGAGTTCCTCGGGGGTCGCGACGGGGGCGACCCGGTAGCCCTTGAGGGCGGTGCGGCGGACCAGGCCCGTGGACTCCAGCCGGGCGAGGGCCTCGCGGACGGGCGTCTGGGAGACGCCGAACTCCCGGGCCAGCGCGTCGATGCCCAGGGCGGTACCGGCTCTCAGCTCGCCGTCGATGAGCAGGTCGAGGACGGCGTCGTAGACGTGGTCCGCGAGCATCTGCCGGCTCGGGGCCGGCGCGCGACGGGTCCTCGTCTGATCCACGAGCGTCATCGTAGACAGCCCTCCGGGTCGGGACGGGTTCTATCGAACGGTGGGGCGGGCGGTGCGGCATCGCTGTCACCTCCTCGGCGCCGGCTCTGCGGTGAGCGTGCGTCGTGCTGTTGTCATCGACCGTAGATCGTGCACGATCGATGGTCAAGAGGTTGTGGCGCCCACTTCCTCCAGCGCCGGCGGTTCGGTCAGCGCCGATGGCGCCACCACCGGCGTCGCGGGGACGGCGGAGCGGGATCGGGCCGGTACGCCGCGACCACCTCCGGGACCGTCCGGCCCAGGACGGCGCGGAACCAGGCGACGTCCTCGGGCCGGTGCTGCTGCGCCAGCTCCTGCCGGTCCCCGACGGTCCGGGTGATCGTCCACAGGCCCGGGGAGGCCCGGACGGCGGAGTCGACCACCGGCGTGGTGAACGCCTCGTACCCCTCGGCGTCGCGGGCGAGCGCGGCGACGAGCCAGAGTCGTGCCACCGCCACGGGCCGCAGGCTCCCCCGTCGGCCGAGCGGGTCGTCGACCAGGGTCATGCTGTCGATGCGCCGGACGACCCAGCGTCCCTGTCCGACGTGGAACCGGCAGAAGGTGTCGGTGTGCAGGTCCACGACGGCGCCGAACCGCCCGAGGGCCTCGACCGTCGCGCCGTCGAGCAGCCGCGTGGCGACCGTCCGCTCCCGGTCCCGCAGTTCCCGCTCGCGGCGTTCGGCCGCGACCGGTGCCCACCGCCGTTCCAGCGCGCGCCGGTCCAGCGGCTCGCCCCCGCGCAGCTGCTCCAGCAGCCAGTCGGAGTCCACCTGCGTCCAGTACGCGAAGAACAGTTCCGGGGTCACCTCCCGTCGCGGCAGGTCGGCCACGGTCCGGTACCGCCCGTCCCAGACCCGCCCTCCCCGCCCGGAGGAGTGGACGGCGAAGGGCACGCCGTTCCAGTGGCACACCCACGTCCACGTGTCGGGGACCGCGATGTCCGGCGTGACGACCCGCAGGAGTTCGGCGACGCTCAGGTCGTCGGCGACCTGCACGCTCCGGCGGTGCGGGACGACGTCGTCGCCCATGGCGACGCTGTCGCGGTCGACCTCCAGCAGCACGGGACCATCGTGGCCCGTCCCACCCCCGGCCGTCCTGCGGACCCCGGGGCAGGACGGTCGACCCGCGCGAAAGGGCTTTCCCTGTGAAAGGCTCGGTCGGTGACAGGAACGTTCCTCGACGGCGTGCGAACCCTGGCCCGAGGCATCCGGGAAGAACCCCGCCCCTTCCGCACCGCCCTCGTCGGTTCGGTCGTCTACGGCGTCGGGAACGCCGTGTCCGGGTTCCTCGTGGGGCGGGTGACGACCGACGTCGTGGTCCCGGCCCTCGACGGTTCGGGGACGGTCGGTCCCCGCGACGTCTGGCTCGCCGGCGCGACGCTCACCGCCGTGACCGTGGTCCTCGTCGGCGGCGTCCTGCTGCGCCGGATCTTCGGCGGTGCGTTCACGTTCGCCCTGCAGGCGCGGTACCGCCGCGCCCTCGCGCGCCGCTACCTCGACCTGCCGCTGGCCTGGCACCACGCGCACCCCGCCGGCCGGCTGCTGGCCACGGCGGGTTCGGACGTGGAGGCGATGTGGCAGGCGACGATGGTCCTGCCCTTCGCCCTCGGCACCGCGATCCTCATCGTCTTCGCCGGGATCGCCATGGCCGCGGCCGACCCGGTCCTGGCGGCCGTGGGCCTCCTCGTCGTGCCCGCGCTGGTGATCGCGAACGTCGTCTACCAGCGGCGCATGTCGCCCCTCGTCGTGGCCGTCCAGCAATTGCGCGGGGAGGTGTCCTCGACCGCCCACGAGAGCTTCGAGGGCGCCCTCGTCGTCAAGACCCTTGGCCTGGCCGACGAGGAGGTCAGCCGGTTCCGCGTCGACGCCGAACGACTGCGCGACGCCAACGTGGCGGCGGGCCGGACCCGGGGCGCGTTCGACCCGCTCATCGAGGCGCTGCCCTCCCTGGGCACCCTGCTGGTCCTCGTGGTCGGCACGGTCCGCGTGGCGTCCGGGCACACGGGCGTCGGCGACCTCGTCCAGGTGGCCTACCTGCTGGGCCTGCTGGCGTTCCCCGTGCGCTCCTTCGGCTGGCTGCTCGCCGACCTGCCGCGCACCGTCGCCGGCGACGCCCGCGTCCAGGCGGTGCTGCGCGAGGACGCGACGACGCCCTGGGGCACGCAGCCCGTCGCCGCCGGCGGCCCGCTGGGCGTCGCGACGAACGGCCTGTCCTACCGCCACCCCGCCCCCGCGCTCGACCCCCTCACCGACGACGGACGCGAGCACCCCGCCCCGCAGCCGGTGCTGTCCGACGTGACCCTGGACGTCACCGCCGGCACGACCGTCGCCGTCGTCGGCGGGACGGGAGCGGGCAAGTCGACGCTCGCCGGTCTGCTGGTGCGCCTGGTCGACCCCTCCACGGGCGACGTGCTCCTCGACGGCGTCGACGTCCGCCGGCTCGCCGAGGGGCAGATCGCGGGCGCGGCCTCGCTCGTCCCGCAGTCGACGTTCGTGTTCGACGACACGATCCGCGGCAACATCGCCCTCGGCCTCGAGGTGTCCGACGACGAGGTGTGGCGGGCGCTGGAACTCGCCCAGGCCGACGGGTTCGTCCGGTCCCTGCCCTCGGGCCTGGACGAACTGGTCGGGGAGCGCGGCTCGACGCTGTCCGGTGGGCAGCGCCAGCGGCTCGCCCTGGCCCGCGCCCTGGTGCGGCACCCCCGCCTGCTCGTCCTCGACGACGCCACCAGCGCCCTCGACCCCGCGGTGGAACGCGCCGTGCTCGACGGCCTGGAACGTTCCGGCACGGGGACGACGGTCGTCGTCGTCGCCTACCGCCCCGCGACGATCGCCCTCGCCGACGAAGTGGTCCACCTCGACCACGGACGGGTCGTGGACCGGGGTCCCGCCGACGAGGTCGCCGCCCGCGACGAGGGGTACCGCGACCTCGTCACCGCCTACGCCCGCGCCGCCGCGGACCGAGCCGCCGAGGAGGGCGCCGCGTGAGTTCCGGAGTTCTGGCCAGGAGTCGCGAACTGACCCCCGAGTTCGCCGAGGGGATCGGCCTGACGCTGGTGATCGCCGCGGCGACGACCCTCGGCAAGGTCGCCGTCCCGGTCGCCGTGCAGCAGACCATCGACGCGGGCGTGCAGGCCGACGGCGGCCCCGACGTCACCCGCGTCGCCGTGCTCTGCTCGGTCGCCGCGCTGCTCGTGCTCGTCACCGCGGGCACGGCGTGGATCGTCAACGTCCGCTTGTTCCGCGCCACCGAGGCGGGGTTGGCGAGCCTGCGGGTCCGCGCGTTCCGCCACGTCCACGACCT
This genomic stretch from Kineococcus rhizosphaerae harbors:
- a CDS encoding ABC transporter ATP-binding protein; this translates as MTGTFLDGVRTLARGIREEPRPFRTALVGSVVYGVGNAVSGFLVGRVTTDVVVPALDGSGTVGPRDVWLAGATLTAVTVVLVGGVLLRRIFGGAFTFALQARYRRALARRYLDLPLAWHHAHPAGRLLATAGSDVEAMWQATMVLPFALGTAILIVFAGIAMAAADPVLAAVGLLVVPALVIANVVYQRRMSPLVVAVQQLRGEVSSTAHESFEGALVVKTLGLADEEVSRFRVDAERLRDANVAAGRTRGAFDPLIEALPSLGTLLVLVVGTVRVASGHTGVGDLVQVAYLLGLLAFPVRSFGWLLADLPRTVAGDARVQAVLREDATTPWGTQPVAAGGPLGVATNGLSYRHPAPALDPLTDDGREHPAPQPVLSDVTLDVTAGTTVAVVGGTGAGKSTLAGLLVRLVDPSTGDVLLDGVDVRRLAEGQIAGAASLVPQSTFVFDDTIRGNIALGLEVSDDEVWRALELAQADGFVRSLPSGLDELVGERGSTLSGGQRQRLALARALVRHPRLLVLDDATSALDPAVERAVLDGLERSGTGTTVVVVAYRPATIALADEVVHLDHGRVVDRGPADEVAARDEGYRDLVTAYARAAADRAAEEGAA